The sequence CCTTCTGATTGACTTCCAGTTTCACAACAGAGGAAGGGGAGGGGTCTTTTAGGATGGAGCTGGATGGGAGCTCCCTGGAGGGTGGGACTTTGATGATATGGCCTGCATCGATGTTGTAACTGCCCTCTGCTTCCTCCTCTTCTGTGGGATAAACAGCAATGACAGGGTGATTGTGCATGCAGTTTGAGTtgtcaaataaaatatacatcatATTCTTCACATGACACCAAATCTAATCCAGACATATGCAGTTCAATTCAATGAAAGATTTGTATAGATCATTTAACAATAGGTATTTTCAAGAAGCAGACTTCTGGATGAAGTTTTCGGAACcttatgagcaagccagaggcgacgGGGAAAAAGTGCTCACAGATGAGCACAGGAATGTCTTTAAGATTACAGCAGCAGCCCTTAGAATGCCTTAGAATCCGTACAGTATCATGGTAAGATTATCCACTGACGCAAATgtaagtttgttttgtttttaatgtaagtACAAAATGTTTTTGAGAAGGGCAAACTTCATAGCAACAGAAAGTGAAACACAATAGGactgtatttttacagtgttaATGACATTTTCTGACGTAGGTATCATCAACCTCTCCTTGTTAATGATGTGTAGTCTGTGCAgtatctgtgcatgtgtgtgtgtgtctaagtgagtgagtgtgtgtgtagcagtagGTGTTAATGCCCAGTCAGCTGTTGAGCTGTCGTATGAGACAGCAGGCTGCAGCTGTGGTTGTGTGTCTGCCAGCGAGAGGCTGGAGTGAGAGGTGTCAGGTGTCCACACACCCCCAGACACTCTTGTCATTTACAAGCCATTCATCaacaccctctcactcacctccgcacacacaatctcacacactcttgtcTTTCACTTGTCAGCATTAACAAATTAACATCTCCTCACATGACCACTGGGGGCACACTAAGGCAGAGAATTTCTTAATTGTCTGCATATTactgagacttttttttaaaacaatttggATCACAATGATTTTAGATccatatattattaaaatatgaaaCTTTGCTGACAGCCTGTACAATAAGTTGGGTTTTCTCAAAGGCTCATGATTAAATAGGTCAGACTCACCTTGCTCAGAGGACTCTGTATCCTCTGCGAAGGTTTCCCCGTCCTCTGTTGCATCCTGTCCTCTGGCCCGAGGCTGCTGCACACAGGCTGATACTCGATTTAAAGCTGCCTCACTCTTCTTCTTACTATTCCTCAGACCCTTCCAGCTCTCCTGAGTGCCACTGTCTCCACTGCCTGTACACAGAGACGGAGTGAGGAAAAACACGCCAGATTCACACATATGAGCAACATTTAGCCAGTGATTGTATTTGACCTGTATCACTTTGGCCTTCAGACTCATTGGCTGTCATGTTAGAGAGTCTGGAGTCTGCTTTTGGACTGCGCTGAGAAGTGTACAAGTGAGCAGACCCCAAGGTTTCACGCTCCCGGATGGTTTTACTGACAGCGGGTTTGGATTTCAGCTGTGCCATGTGGTGCTCGTGGAGGCTCTTTTGAGAGGACTGCATCTTCACCTGAGAGGTAAATAGAATAGCGTGGACATAATATTTAGTGAACTATAATGGAAGTGCATGAGGCACGTAGGAATAAACATCAGTGATAGAAAACGACATGAGCAAcgcactgaggaagagacagtaACCTGTACAGCTCCAAGACGACCAAAGCTCCGGTTGGACAgcctcctcttcttcatcaaATCCCCACCTCCTCTTCCTGACTCCTCCGTCAGCAGCACCATGCCCACAGACCTGTCATTCAAGCAATGCCACAGGTTTTTAATAACACAAGACTTGCATGCTCAttgaaaaaatacagaaattgtATATTACTGTCGCTGAGCGTTACAGCATTTGGGCTGCATTTCCACATCAATGCCATGGCGCGTCTTTCTTAGAGAATGCCCTTGCATTTCCCTGGCAACATGCCCAAAGAAGCACACAAACGTGTGGCAGGCTGCACTCAAACAAAGAGATTAACCTCCCTCCTCCCATTTCTGTGCCATTTGTTACTGGGAGCTTAATGTGAATCACAAGCAGAGCCCTTGGTGCAAAAGAGGGAAACCTCATTGACTTTTTTTCTCCCCCATGTCCTGCTTGTTACATAACAGAATTAGAGCAAGTGTGTTTTTTGTAGCCTACTGTTGGTGTGTCCATTTGTATTTGTGCTAAacgtctgtgtatgtgtggctctgtgtgttTACGTATGTGATACTGTGCCCTGGGGCAGCATGATTGACAAGCTAGGGATAGGGGCTGCGATGGTGTGTGCTGTCCCCATGAGGCAAGTTCTGCTGCACCACGCAATGACAAACATGATGTGACACAGCCCCTCCCTATTGGGAGATCTCCCAGCATCTAATTAAACAGAACTGATTATCTGGGAGTTgcactcattctcacacacacacacacacacacacacacatacacagctcaTTGCAGATAAGGTGTATGTTGGTTAAAGAAATCGCATAATGCAAACACACAAGATGTAGCCTATTACAGATATTACAGCTGATGCTATACTTCCCTTTACGATAATAcactaaataaaatgtgttatgtttataaaataaatatatgtttctcaaaaacacaagaagaaaagaaaatgtctcaTTAGGAATTGTGAGAAATAGTGATAATATGAAGGGAAATCGTGTGTTATGAACAATAAgacaaaatgcattttaatgcGAAAATGAAGAATCTGGCTGCTTGCCTGGTGACTGCAGCAAGACATCCCagacatcaatacacacacacgcacacgcacacacacacttttctagcATGTGCTAAAGGGATTCTGGCTAACTGCCCATGCGTCCAAGTGTCACTGTCATGCAGTATCATGTCGCGGCCAGCGTGGGGACATGACTACACGGGCGGAAACAGAACGGAGGTGACACAGCAGCGGGACAGCTGGGAACACAATGGAAGACTGCCCAGAGGTCCCGAGACAGagcaagacagacagaacaagagagacagagtgacatagagagagtgagagagcctGTGGGTCCCGATGATGGCGTTAATTGAAAAGTAACAGGCTCACTCAACTTGTAAACCAAGAAGCCACTTACCTGAGAACAAGAACCAGTCTGACCTAAGGCCTAGTCTGACCTCCAATTCACACATGTAAATAATGTGGAGTATGACTTTTTGCACGTGTCACTGTGAGAAATTAGCAATATCTGCTTCAAATTAAAGGTCTGCTTTAAAAAGCATATACTGTAGACATAAAACAGAtgtttgtaatatatataataatcaaTAACCCTTCATTCACTCAGTATCAGGCTTCCACCGCATTGCTGGCATTTGAAGGCCAGAGTCCTTTCATAATATTAtcatgagttaaaaaaaaagttaactaAAAGAAGCCAGATCAATAAAACGAATTATTGCAAAAAGTTGATTCATTATTAACTTAATAGCTGACTATCAATCACAATATTTAATTATTCTAaagaatttagaaaaaaaaagaaaacattttttactcATCTTAGTGAGTTATGTAAAAATGTcagttttatatattattttctttaactaTTAGATTATGATAAATGATGAAATACTTCATAGTCAGCTCCTGAGCTGCACATTTTCCGGCTttcttatatataaaaaatgaaaatgtgtttCTTTACTTTAAACCCCCACTGCTCCAGGCAGCCTGCTTGTGGTGTGATGCATTTCAGACTCTTTACTGTCTATGATAAGACTCAAATGGACTTCCTCACTGAGGTCAGATGAGTTCCTCCGTTTCCTGTTTATAGTATGAGGTGTGGTCCGCAAGATGAGGGGCTTATCTAAAAGTGTGCATATGTTGTGGATGAAGAAGGATAGATTACTTACTTGACTTTCTTCTGTGGTTCAGGTGGAGCCACAGGCCCTAGACCGGTTGATTTCCGCTTTCGTGGTCGACCAGGGCCCCGACGCGCAGGACTTCGAGGAGTCTCCTCTTtcctgaagaaaaaacaaaatgatggCTTTGTAATTTCTTTAAAGAGAATTGGAAATTAATTTCTGGTTTTATTTGAGAAGAAGTAGCAGTCCTTACTGGTGGTCATGCTTCCTCTGAAGCTTGACTAATTCCTTCTGCTTCTCTTTGTAGCGCCGTTGCAAATCTGCTAGCCTCACTCGTATAGCAAGTTCCTGACTGTCTATAGCTTCCATAGCACTCTTCACAGGACACACCTTGAGAGCAGAAGTAACCAGGTCAttcagaaagaaagcaaaaaattataaaaataaatgaataaaggcaTAAAGGTTCATTACTGGCTCATGGCGAGGGGTCCAATTGCATTTCCGCCGCAGGTTAAGGGTTCTTTTGGCTGGACAATGCTTTTCAGCATCTGCGATACTGCTTGCCTTGGAGTCCAACTCCAGGGCACGAGCCACTGCCAAGGTAGCGAGACTCTGGAGGTCGAATATTAGTTGCTCTTGTCCTGTGTCAAGAAAAGATAAGAATACTAACTACTGATTTCTAAGGCCACTGGGGTTTGAAATGCGATTCAGGAGTtgggtttattttattgttttgtgaaGCAGCaagatttaaaattatttttagtaatatatttaaatttttggGTCATTGCATGTTCTAAATCAAGTGATTAAATAAGTACTTCAATagattttaaagcattttagaGCAATATGCTAATGGTATAATTAGCCTTAAAATGTTAACAAGTTTTAGCAATGTTTAGTTTTTACTCAGATATGGAAAACAAAGCAGAGGCTTTGTTTCGTTTGGTGAAAAGTGTGTGGATCAAACGAGTTTGCAGAAACAAAAGGCATAGAAGTGTGTCCCTCAGGACAAAGGGTAGCAGCAGCCCAGCCTGTTTCCCCTCTCCCCTGAGACTGCAAGCTCTTTAGAACAAAAATCTTTCTTAATCTAACCCTGCCCCCAAAACAACCCACTTCTCTCAATTTTCTGCAGGCATGTTATTTTTGGAATTTTTATAAGGGACATTGCTAGCTTGGTTTCTAGCATGAATTCTGCTCACTATAGCTCACCTTCACTTTTGTCTGTAATGTGGTGCTCCTGTTGGCGCTCCAGATCAGCCAGCTCACTAAGGAGCTCCATGCCATATGTACTGGCATAGAAGGGGCCAGCACAGCCCTGAGAAGTGGTGGAAGCAGGTGGGGAGGGGGGAGGGCAGTCTCCGCAGAAGGCAGCGGCAATCAGGAGCTCCAGGCTCCAATAACTTGGCACAATTGGCTGTGGAAAGGGAGTGGCACTGATAGGAGATGAAGGAGCAGAGAGAATCTGTACACAGTCTTCCTCCTGAGCTTCCTTTTCTGTCCCTTCTGCCACTGCCTCAGTGCCTGTGCTGGGTTGGAGGTCAGCTGGATTAAGTGGAACACATGGATGCTCGGGAGCTGGTGCTGTCTGTGGTTTCAGCTCAGAAACAACATCTTCCTTCTCAAGAAGGTCACCATCCTCCTGACAGACTATGGTAGAGTCCTTATGCACTGGTTCCTCTAACCAACCACCAGGACAGGGTGCTGCTTCACAGGCTGATGATTCTTCAGGGTGGCAAATGAGCATTGCTGCCTCTCCCTGTACTTGTTCATGCTCCACAGGCATACAGCAGACCACTGTATCGGGCTCTCCATTCTGTTCCAGTGCACCTCGTGCCTGCTCTTGTGCCATATCTTCCTCATTCTTTTCATCCTCTGGCAACTGAGACTCTGTGATGGGTCTCACTATTGCATGGCACTCAGGTGCTTCCGCCATACTGGACAGAGGGGCTGGAGCATGCTCAACTGGCTCAACTGGAATGGCTTCCAGTTCAGCTGGTTCAGCCAGTTGTACATCCTGTGGTGAGGGCCCACTTCTGTATCCCATGGAGATTGCAGGATAGCTGTATCCCGGTGGAAGGTCTGAGGAAAGAAAATTATTTTGAGAGTGCAACAAATCAACATCTCAAACAGAGTGCATTGCTTATTATACATGCTAAACTTTCGGAGAAAAGCCTGTGTAGGAAGACATCTGCTTAGATTTGCTGAGCTGATCGTTGCCATACTAGGCATCTGAAGAGCTGTTGAGTAGGAGCTCTGAAGTAGTGCTGCATTTCAACTTCTCTGGAACATTAATATCATCTGACACAGTAAAGCACTTAGTGAGGTGTTAATGATAATGAAAAAGTTGTGGACAAAGAGAGGCTAGTGGAGGCAGGGTCTCTGGACAAAGTGATTCTCGTCATTACTGAGGTGGCAGGCTTGGAAGACGAGCTGCCGGCCATTTTCCGCAGCTTAATCAATCGAGCGCTTGCCAATGCAGCCACCCACACAGAGCCACAGATTCTAAAAGCAGCCAGATTGTTCCGGCATGAGTGTTGAGTAGCTCAGTGTGGATAACGATCTACATATGGTGTTCTTGATTTGTAGAGTGAATGACTGGAGTCACTTATgcttcagaaaaaaagacatgaaGGTGGGCGTACAAAGACTGGTGTGATGGTTTGATGTGTTTTCTTTGAAACTCAACAACACAAATTCCAAAGAGCCTCTAAGGCTGACATTAAGCCAGGCAAAACTATTTGTCAGCATAATCTCTACACAGGCCAAgtagatacagacacacaaggTTCTGAAAGCAGGTCATGTCAACATTGCATGTCATGTACAGTAGTTGGAAGTTGTAAATCTATACGAAACACATGAATCTGAGACAGTCTTACCTGGTTCCATAGACTGTGGGTAGTCCTGTGGAGGCTGGCCCTTTGCTCTCTTGTCCTGAGTTTCTGTTATATTGGGTAACTGTGATGGCGCAGGGCTGATAGCAGGGGAGCAGGGCACAGTAGCAGCAGGACTCGGGACAGGGCAGGGGGTGGAGGGGGTGCTTTTTGGATGTGGATGCATACATGGTGACTGACAACATGGCGACATGTGCGCAGCAGAGGCCCTGGGAGGTGATGAAGCACGGTTTGAAGAGCCAAAGGTATAAGACTTGGTAGCTTTGGAGTTCCTGGGCTCAGAGAGGATGTCCTGCAAGTCCACGCCACATGCACCATGGTCCTCAGGTTTCTTCTGCATCTGAAATAAATAGAGTTGTAAATGAAGGCAAAGCGAATCCATAGACAGCTATTTGATATACCTTTCCATCCAAATGTCAAACAAATTTGGGtaacaaaaaaagcaaaggcAACAGAAGGGGATTTTTCAGATGACAACTCATTGATCTTAAATACTGTGTACTACCCTTTGTACAACAACACTTAACTGATATGCACTATATTTCAAGCAATTTGCAGGCATATTAGCATTTTTTACAGAATGTAACTATAATCTACATTATATGgtaattttgttattattttgtatattattattttttaaattcttattATATGTTGTGTTGGTATTCTTTTATAAAAGGTGCTCATGTAAAATTCAGTTAAATTACTCCAGCTCATATGTTGTATCATATAGACTGTGTTGTGACTTGGTTATGTCTGGCAAGTAATAAGTAGAAGTTAAGTGATATCTGGAAGAATCTTCAATATGTTACATTTCTCATGAAGGGTGTGGGGAAAATGTCTTCTATATAATCATACATGGCCATTTCATGTCACTTTTGTTCATCTGCTATACAACTCTAGCATCATATGTATAAAGACATGCCTGGTTGTGAGTATTTCTGTGTTGAGGCTCTATGCTGTGTGCTCCTCTGTGTTGCTGTGGTGGTTGAGGCAGTTGCTGATGGCCAGGATGTTGCTGATGCTGCAGCTGCTGATGTTGCTGGAGTGCATACAGTTCTTGTTGCCGTAGAAACTGGGAGCGAGAGTACACAGCGGGATGCTGCATGTGGGAGGGAGGCCCCCGGGCCCTGTACACTGGAGGCCATAGACCCGGCTGCTCCATCACATCTAATAGAAGCAAGAGAAAGGGGGAGtaaattttttttgcaataattttatttcagaatatataCAGAAATCAATCAACAATGTCAAATTCACTTACACAAGTATCTGCTCATAGAGACACAAGCACAAATACAGTTCTCTCTTACTACAGCCTACACTCAGGGCACTGCAGCAAGACTGTTAAACCAAACAGAATACACCcacatcctctctctcacatacatgctgaaaaatatataacatgCTTTGTTCCATATTTGAAATTCTCTGAAATCTTTGAGAAACATGTCATTACATGAATGTAATGGTGTtaatagtggtgatgatgatgatgagacaCAGAATGGAGACGTTTGTTTCAGACCAGCCCGGAGATTTATCTTCGCCAGAGAATATATCCTGAGATTTAAGGGTGATTTGGCCAGTCTGAGTTAAGAAAATAGGCATATTCCTTAAAAAATCTCCAAAAGACACCATAGGTCTGTGGAAGATAAGTTCCCATGTCTGTACCATTGTTAGGTCTCTGCTGAGGAGCTTAGCTAGGCCCAGTGTTCTTTTCCCATATTTCACACAGCTTTTCTAAACTCTTACACATTCAGTCTAACCCTTCCTGCTCAATACCTCCACCCCCAATCCTCACCCTCCCTGATGCACCATGGACCTTGTTCTGAAATGTTAACCCGGCTCGGCTAATGCTACCCAAGGGAAGACTTTTGTGGATGCGCTTCCCGACTTAGCTTAGACTCCAACAGAGAGCGGAAGGAAGCAAGCTCCGTCAAGGATGAAGAGCTAATTAAATTTCACAGCCTGTTTGCAGCAAAGAGGCACGTGTGGACTAGAGGGTCTAGAGAAACGTCATGTTTGCTATCACAGAAGTAGCCTCTATGTATAGACCTGGGAATGGAAAGAGCATCATTGCAATGTGGACGGCCAACCCCTATGGAGATGGGGGTGGTGGGGTCCATAGGAAATCGCTGGCTTTCAGGGAATCATGCACAGAGGTTTTGTCCATTAGCTAATCACAAACACCGTACAACTAACTTCAGTTTCTGTAGTGGAATTCTCTAAAGCAAAGTTCTATACATGTCTTTAAACAAATTAGTCATTGTTGAAAGATTCATAGGGACAAGCCCAGAAAATCTGTAGTTTGgtcaacaaaataaaattgacAAATTGAGTATAAGAAGATGTAGAAGGACTTCAGCATACCCAAGTGATGTGTGGCTGGATGGGAAGCAGGCTCAGTGGGTAGCACCACTAGCTGGGCAGAAGGGTCCTGGGGCAGGGGAAGTACAGGCTGGAGGGGAGCAGGCATAGTTGCAGAGAAACCAGGGGGAAGATTCTGGTGGAGACTGGTGTGGCTTATTCCTAAGGAATAGAAAGATTGAATAGAAAGAAGCAGAATGGCAAATTCCATCATTGTTTGCAATTGTCATATACAGACATGGCACAGTAAACAATATTCCATATGATACAgcacaaaatatatttctcattataataataataataatcattattattattatttataatgattattattattatcactgtTCCCACAACAGCAGCTAATTACACACCGTAGGAATGGCCTGTCATCCAGAGGGAAGGACTTGCTGTGCGGGGCATCCAGTGGTGGTGTGCAGAGTGGGCATGTGCAGCAGGGTCTCCCAACTGGCCTGACTGCAGGGACGTGCCACCAGGCACCATCAAATGAGACGGAATGTCACCTCTGCAACTACTGGAGGGATGAATCCTTGCAAATTCTACCCTTTCCTTGTTGTCCCTAAAAATGTACATAAACAAAGGTTAAAGGGCAGAAGTTTTGCAAGTCTTagaaaagtgtttttatttgcaTGTTTGCAAGAGATCCTGTGTCATAAATGGATTATTTGCCTGATAAATGATTCTTGCTCTCTGTCCAAGCATGGATGACCACCAGTGACACCCATGTGTTCCCCATGCATTCTctttctgtcctcctctctgGATGAGTCTGTGGGATACATGGGCCGTGAAGCACCtaaaaaaatttacattttatttcaacaCATGGTCTCTTACTGTGATATCTGAGATGCTATCTTTTCAATAATCAAAACCATCTGTAAAGTAACAGCTGTACAGCAGCCTCTGTAAGTGTTCTCTTTCCCTGTTCAAGTATTTAAACAAGCAGCAGGAAAAACTGTTTCCACTTTAGGTCTTGAAAGGCACGCTGTTTATTTTTCACCAGAAAGGTCTTCCAGAGGTCACTCACAAACAAGCAAGAATGCTtgattttctgtttgtttattcagtgtCTAAGATGTTAAAATTTGTGCTTACCTTTCATGCCAGAGTGGATCCGCCCCTGGCAGCTGCTTGGATGGTTGTCAGGAGGTCTGCAAGTTGGTTCTTTCTGCCGTGCCACAGCAACTGCGATACCCACAGGAGGTTGCCGCACTTCCCCCTCCCCATGAGCCACTTCCCCCATCTCCCTGCTTCGCCCTCCACAGTCATGGCGTTCACTCTCATTAGTTATGACTTTCCTGGAAggcagggttgttttggcagtcTGCAAGGTGCAGTTGGTGTTGTTAGGTCCCGTTTTTATGCTTCCCAGTCCTCCAAATGGGGTTTTCTGGGACAGGAGGAGAGGCTGCTGCTGGTTGCTATACTTAAGAAGGTTTTTCATGGCACTACCCTCTCCCTGTGGACCCAAAACCTCCTGCTGGTTCTGCACAGGAGCAGGTGGCGGACCCATTCCAGCTGACTGGTGTTGATGGGGCTGCTGCCTAACACTGGTAGGTCCGCTGACGGACTCCATGTAAACCCTGCGCTGATCCTCCTCCAAGTGGATATGATGGGGGTGCATTGCCCATGGTGGCACAGGTGATTGCTGATGTGAATGATGCTGTGAACTGTTATTATAACCATATGGAGACATGTCCATTTTTCGCTTCATCTCTTGACTGCTACTGGTCTGCACCAGCTCTGCTGAAGGAGCACCTGAACCTGTTCTGCCATGCTGCTGGTGGCGGATGCGGGCTACCTTTTGGCCTTCTCTCTGCATGGAGCAGCTTCCACCTCCAGAGACAGACCCTTGCTGAGATATGGTCTTAGTGAGGGGTGAGGAGTTAGGAGTTGACCCAGAATGTGAGCAATCCCTATAAGATTGTGGGTTAACATTACTAAGATGAGTTAACAGATGGCCAGATTTGGGCTCCTGTGTCAGAGCAGATCTATATACCTCGGTGTCCATGCCATTGATGCAGTCTGCACTATGAGAGCGCACAGCCTGATGCTGCTGAGGATGgttctgctgctgttgctgtaaGTGATGATCATTGTTGTGCATCCAATCAGGGGCTTTTTCTGCTTTTCGGTAGGGATGCTGCTTTTGTGGTGCAGGCTGCTGCTGTTGATGCTCCTGTTGTTTTCTGTGCCAGTTCCCAGAATGCCCCACACCCCCACTTGTCTTTTCCATTGCCTTTTCTTTGGTACTGCTTCCCCCACCAGCCACTCCCTGGCATTCAGGGTTTCCCAGTTGAAAG comes from Hemibagrus wyckioides isolate EC202008001 linkage group LG02, SWU_Hwy_1.0, whole genome shotgun sequence and encodes:
- the LOC131366434 gene encoding BAH and coiled-coil domain-containing protein 1 isoform X4; this translates as MESRDFGAPAHLLSERGALVHRAASRITSSGHGSVQHAAAFPPGKYYPSHLPMATHSGSGLMGNSSASFMGTFLASSLGSSPSHPPHPSRPPSSPSSPPCRGGPHSTASQIWFPHSHEAAPGYPRFSGSLAHTFLPISHLDHHANSGVLYGQHHFYDTQKENFYLRSLPSQPPLISANHSIPPMSRTEPGNTQVSCSRDAGSAVNLHKSLKEASIDKGMVSGTKDKERPSSKHESKDRHPHNQHPQPQHLHSHQPQHHSQHPSTMDNMNGMERHKASLLMEYKDHSQSMSKPLSACLLNGKMQNGDSRAEVGSKGSMPSCGGESMGRGPGDSTNAQARHMGNSSTGRCTKEAVSGEMRISEQPPPDCIERGQVLHQSLSYSVPPPLPVGSATGGGHPGSFHCLQLHASHPHHTQHPHHSHHSHHHPDFFCPPPPAPITNSSLHEKGVGSGGAREPKATRPTFVPSVGHLAEKAGGPFQLGNPECQGVAGGGSSTKEKAMEKTSGGVGHSGNWHRKQQEHQQQQPAPQKQHPYRKAEKAPDWMHNNDHHLQQQQQNHPQQHQAVRSHSADCINGMDTEVYRSALTQEPKSGHLLTHLSNVNPQSYRDCSHSGSTPNSSPLTKTISQQGSVSGGGSCSMQREGQKVARIRHQQHGRTGSGAPSAELVQTSSSQEMKRKMDMSPYGYNNSSQHHSHQQSPVPPWAMHPHHIHLEEDQRRVYMESVSGPTSVRQQPHQHQSAGMGPPPAPVQNQQEVLGPQGEGSAMKNLLKYSNQQQPLLLSQKTPFGGLGSIKTGPNNTNCTLQTAKTTLPSRKVITNESERHDCGGRSREMGEVAHGEGEVRQPPVGIAVAVARQKEPTCRPPDNHPSSCQGRIHSGMKGASRPMYPTDSSREEDRKRMHGEHMGVTGGHPCLDREQESFIRDNKERVEFARIHPSSSCRGDIPSHLMVPGGTSLQSGQLGDPAAHAHSAHHHWMPRTASPSLWMTGHSYGISHTSLHQNLPPGFSATMPAPLQPVLPLPQDPSAQLVVLPTEPASHPATHHLDVMEQPGLWPPVYRARGPPSHMQHPAVYSRSQFLRQQELYALQQHQQLQHQQHPGHQQLPQPPQQHRGAHSIEPQHRNTHNQMQKKPEDHGACGVDLQDILSEPRNSKATKSYTFGSSNRASSPPRASAAHMSPCCQSPCMHPHPKSTPSTPCPVPSPAATVPCSPAISPAPSQLPNITETQDKRAKGQPPQDYPQSMEPDLPPGYSYPAISMGYRSGPSPQDVQLAEPAELEAIPVEPVEHAPAPLSSMAEAPECHAIVRPITESQLPEDEKNEEDMAQEQARGALEQNGEPDTVVCCMPVEHEQVQGEAAMLICHPEESSACEAAPCPGGWLEEPVHKDSTIVCQEDGDLLEKEDVVSELKPQTAPAPEHPCVPLNPADLQPSTGTEAVAEGTEKEAQEEDCVQILSAPSSPISATPFPQPIVPSYWSLELLIAAAFCGDCPPPSPPASTTSQGCAGPFYASTYGMELLSELADLERQQEHHITDKSEGQEQLIFDLQSLATLAVARALELDSKASSIADAEKHCPAKRTLNLRRKCNWTPRHEPVCPVKSAMEAIDSQELAIRVRLADLQRRYKEKQKELVKLQRKHDHQKEETPRSPARRGPGRPRKRKSTGLGPVAPPEPQKKVKSVGMVLLTEESGRGGGDLMKKRRLSNRSFGRLGAVQVKMQSSQKSLHEHHMAQLKSKPAVSKTIRERETLGSAHLYTSQRSPKADSRLSNMTANESEGQSDTGSGDSGTQESWKGLRNSKKKSEAALNRVSACVQQPRARGQDATEDGETFAEDTESSEQEEEEAEGSYNIDAGHIIKVPPSRELPSSSILKDPSPSSVVKLEVNQKAKNKRERQELYGSQIRSNTEGEVKVKKRPHCRSAPDNATKTLGVRRRPGRPRLQEKLWAGHYRKPAGLLSFSSTSERLRRATRKSSMLRGVLSKKSCWSAVVQSPQSDDTCKRRTRFRQSKGRAVSRLLESFAADDGFQLGGDSSFSDEDEENSSSSTRHSPAPPNCVLTKDLLTEGLKILISKEDELLYAARVRTLDLPDIYSIVIDGERGNRPRIYSLEQLLQEAVLDVRPEREALLTEGTRVCAYWSERSRCLYPGYVRRGGSNDECKPGGVMVEFDDGDRGWISLRNIRLLPPGYQIHYAESSPTPVSSGRSDKIVLCHEGRSSQIDRSSEKTASTEEAKTKEKPMRKPGRPKGSGLKRFTSDSVSKTSSSPLTWPSLAQPRKRAPVNLFQLNGSASKKTMKNREAVFPHASVSVTSSAKCIFNSRSFEVDSFSSIANGYSSFCSQNSGMPVEGRSSPYGQGRKSEESDIPRGRKNEFLIKLDHEGVMNPKNKSSKALLMLGGSGFGSKGISAPPKPEAYSHPVLLVKDKRKGDSSRAELLPIQRKPSPSLLMSKHGDMGLSCHRDCHSSYSDMDEEDEEEEERRRRTESVLVPASGGMRMAGRFLPHLSVSSSSSGSSSSSSSGSISSSSVCSSDNDSSYSSEDDENSTLLLQSCLTPHHSLLHPHKAPTGPPQHSFVAKAMAVSSAKGGNVDSAARKPLKRKECLSSSSKTSKDLVKRQKLLADHSRLKVSSCMPARQLWRWSGNPTQRRGLKGKARKLYYKSIVRGRDTVHVGDCAVFLSAGRPHLPYIGRIESFWETWTSSMVVKVKWFYHPEETNLGKRLHDGKHGLYQSCHEDENDVQTISHKCQVVSRKEYEHLSRNRKPGSNLQDLYYLAGTYDPTSGQLLTADGVSVLC